In one window of Meleagris gallopavo isolate NT-WF06-2002-E0010 breed Aviagen turkey brand Nicholas breeding stock chromosome 4, Turkey_5.1, whole genome shotgun sequence DNA:
- the PURG gene encoding purine-rich element-binding protein gamma isoform X3 has product MERGRGGGGGGGRNVGGSSLQRSIYSQSQQQYHYTAPSQGGCMEIQELASKRVDIQKKRFYLDVKQSSRGRFLKIAEVWIGRGRQDNIRKSKLTLSLSVAAELKDCLGDFIEHYAHLGLKSGHRHEHSNGKEQHSRQRQQHPPPSPSGSVGSEEHPHSVLKTEYIERDNRKYYLDLKENQRGRFLRIRQTMSRGPGMIGYFGHSLGQEQTIVLPAQGMIEFRDALVQLIEEYGEGDMDDRRGGGDEPPELPEGTSFRVDNKRFYFDVGSNRLFLDLVEISFGSQCLRTFPGMCHLQAK; this is encoded by the exons ATggaaagagggagaggaggaggaggcggaGGAGGAAGGAACGTGGGGGGCTCCAGCCTGCAGAGGAGCATCTATTCCCAGTCCCAGCAGCAGTACCATTACACAGCCCCCTCTCAGGGGGGCTGCATGGAGATCCAGGAGCTGGCCTCCAAGAGGGTGGACATCCAGAAAAAGCGATTTTATCTGGATGTGAAGCAGAGTTCCCGGGGCCGATTCCTGAAGATTGCAGAGGTCTGGATTGGGAGAGGCAGGCAGGACAACATCAGGAAAAGCAAGCTGACGCTCTCCCTGTCCGTGGCCGCCGAGCTGAAGGACTGCCTGGGCGATTTCATTGAACACTACGCCCACCTGGGCCTGAAAAGTGGCCACAGGCATGAGCACAGCAATGGCAAGGAGCAGCACTCGAGGCAGCGCCAGCAGCACCCGCCGCCCTCACCCTCGGGCTCTGTGGGCTCTGAAGAGCACCCTCATAGCGTCCTCAAAACAGAGTACATTGAGAGGgacaacagaaaatattaccTTGACCTGAAGGAGAATCAACGGGGCCGCTTCTTGCGGATCAGGCAGACAATGAGCCGGGGACCTGGCATGATTGGTTATTTTGGCCACAGCTTGGGACAGGAACAGACTATTGTCCTTCCAGCGCAAGGGATGATCGAGTTCAGGGATGCTTTGGTGCAGCTGATTGAAGAATACGGCGAGGGGGACATGGACGATCGCAGGGGTGGGGGAGATGAGCCCCCTGAGCTCCCTGAGGGCACCTCCTTCCGGGTGGACAACAAGAGGTTCTACTTTGATGTGGGATCCAACAG attatttcttGACCTTGTCGAGATCAGTTTCGGTTCTCAGTGCTTACGGACCTTCCCAGGGATGTGCCATCTGCAGGCTAAATAA
- the PURG gene encoding purine-rich element-binding protein gamma isoform X1: MERGRGGGGGGGRNVGGSSLQRSIYSQSQQQYHYTAPSQGGCMEIQELASKRVDIQKKRFYLDVKQSSRGRFLKIAEVWIGRGRQDNIRKSKLTLSLSVAAELKDCLGDFIEHYAHLGLKSGHRHEHSNGKEQHSRQRQQHPPPSPSGSVGSEEHPHSVLKTEYIERDNRKYYLDLKENQRGRFLRIRQTMSRGPGMIGYFGHSLGQEQTIVLPAQGMIEFRDALVQLIEEYGEGDMDDRRGGGDEPPELPEGTSFRVDNKRFYFDVGSNRYGIFLKVSEVRPPYRNTITVPYKAWTRFGENFIKYEEEMRRICNSHKEKRMDVRGDSGEEQEGLE, encoded by the coding sequence ATggaaagagggagaggaggaggaggcggaGGAGGAAGGAACGTGGGGGGCTCCAGCCTGCAGAGGAGCATCTATTCCCAGTCCCAGCAGCAGTACCATTACACAGCCCCCTCTCAGGGGGGCTGCATGGAGATCCAGGAGCTGGCCTCCAAGAGGGTGGACATCCAGAAAAAGCGATTTTATCTGGATGTGAAGCAGAGTTCCCGGGGCCGATTCCTGAAGATTGCAGAGGTCTGGATTGGGAGAGGCAGGCAGGACAACATCAGGAAAAGCAAGCTGACGCTCTCCCTGTCCGTGGCCGCCGAGCTGAAGGACTGCCTGGGCGATTTCATTGAACACTACGCCCACCTGGGCCTGAAAAGTGGCCACAGGCATGAGCACAGCAATGGCAAGGAGCAGCACTCGAGGCAGCGCCAGCAGCACCCGCCGCCCTCACCCTCGGGCTCTGTGGGCTCTGAAGAGCACCCTCATAGCGTCCTCAAAACAGAGTACATTGAGAGGgacaacagaaaatattaccTTGACCTGAAGGAGAATCAACGGGGCCGCTTCTTGCGGATCAGGCAGACAATGAGCCGGGGACCTGGCATGATTGGTTATTTTGGCCACAGCTTGGGACAGGAACAGACTATTGTCCTTCCAGCGCAAGGGATGATCGAGTTCAGGGATGCTTTGGTGCAGCTGATTGAAGAATACGGCGAGGGGGACATGGACGATCGCAGGGGTGGGGGAGATGAGCCCCCTGAGCTCCCTGAGGGCACCTCCTTCCGGGTGGACAACAAGAGGTTCTACTTTGATGTGGGATCCAACAGGTATGGCATTTTTCTGAAGGTAAGTGAAGTGAGGCCACCCTACCGTAACACCATCACAGTTCCATACAAAGCGTGGACAAGGTTTGGGGAAAATTTTATCAAGTATGAAGAAGAGATGAGGAGAATTTGCAACAgccataaagaaaaaaggatggaTGTCAGAGGGGACAGTGGTGAAGAGCAAGAGGGTCTTGAATAG